Proteins encoded in a region of the Uloborus diversus isolate 005 chromosome 1, Udiv.v.3.1, whole genome shotgun sequence genome:
- the LOC129234257 gene encoding fibroin heavy chain-like isoform X7 encodes MGWLTNIAICLFLMSGQTLVSGSHNPMFSASSQVEAFASSFNSAMSGCPGISASTLMDVVEISSTFTETFLGKFETLNAMTQEGYLIGFVTEIAAVLLQEQSGNEAALNYVIDILGDCLLQATGNRDDLLMIEARDLVSVLARDSKRNKDVSTQSESNKAGIHAESDSSSSASSSNSGPGNWNNGNYGTVWQPNAPGSSNTVSSSAASSSTSGSPGGYSVIFNSPGETSSSTTRTSSSSSSSDGGNGLGYNGGYGQGYPSSYVPSGSSASSAASSTSNTQSGPEVLDIIFVNTPGQYGTESSSSSAAAAAGSTGPGYGQGWEQGGTGYGNGYGQGNGAGSAAAAAASAGGPGSGQGWGGAPGYGGGDSSSAAAAAAKGNGGNGYGNDGTGSGSSAASVSGAGAGAGAGGYGGGGYGSGYGNGSGPGSSASAASSASSRPGSGGQRGGPGYGNGASSSAAGAGAGGYGGGGYGSGYGNSGSGPVSSASAASSTSIGPGSGGQRRGGPGYGNSASSSAAGAGAGAGAGAGAGAGAGAGAGAGAGAGAGGYGGGGYGSGYGNSGSGPVSSASAASSTSIGPGSGGQRRGGPGYGNSASSSAAGAGAGAGAGAGAGAGAGAGAGAGGYGGGGYGSGYGNSGSGPVSSASAASSVSSGPGSGGQRSRRPGYRNGASSSAAGAGAGAGAGAGAGAGAGGYGGGGYGSGYGNGSGPGSSASAASSASIGPGSGGQKRGGPGYGNGASSSAAGAGAGGYGGGGYGSGYGNSGSGPVSSSSAASSVSSGPGSGGQKRGGPGYGNGASSSAAGAGAGGYGGGGYGSGYGNSGSGPVSSASAASSTSIGPGSGGQRRGGPGYGNSASSSAAGAGAGAGAGAGAGAGAGAGAGAGAGAGGYGGGGYGSGYGNSGSGPVSSASAASSTSIGPGSGGQRRGGPGYGNSASSSAAGAGAGAGAGAGAGAGAGAGAGAGGYGGGGYGSGYGNSGSGPVSSASAASSVSSGPGSGGQRSRRPGYRNGASSSAAGAGAGAGAGAAPGAGAGAGAGAGGYGGGGYGSGYGNGSGPGSSASAASSASIGPGSGGQKRGGPGYGNGASSSAAGAGAGGYGGGGYGSGYGNSGSGPVSSSSAASSVSSGPGSGGQKRGGPGYGNGASSSAAGAGAGGYGGGGYGSGYGNSGSGPVSSASAASSTSIGPGSGGQRRGGPGYGNSASSSAAGAGAGAGAGAGAGAGAGAGAGAGAGGYGGGGYGSGYGNGSGPGSSASAASSASSGPGSGGQRGGPGYGNGASSSAAGAGAGGYGGGGYGSGYGNSGSGPVSSASAASSTSIGPGSGGQRRGGPGYGNSASSSAAGAGAGAGAGAGAGAGAGAGAGAGAGAGGYGGGGYGSGYGNSGSGPVSSDSAASSTSIGPGSGGQRRGGPGYGNSASSSAAGAGAGAGAGAGAGAGAGAGAGAGGYGGGGYGSGYGNSGSGPVSSASAASSVSSGPGSGGQRSRRPGYRNGASSSAAGAGAGAGAGAAPGAGAGAGAGAGGYGGGGYGSGYGNGSGPGSSASAASSASIGPGSGGQKRGGPGYGNGASSSAAGAGAGGYGGGGYGSGYGNSGSGPVSSSSAASSVSSGPGSGGQKRGGPGYGNGASSSAAGAGAGGYGGGGYGSGYGNSGSGPVSSASAASSTSIGPGSGGQRRGGPGYGNSASSSAAGAGAGAGAGAGAGAGAGAGAGAGAGGYGGGGYGSGYGNGSGPGSSASAASSASSGPGSGGQRGGPGYGNGASSSAAGAGAGAGAGAGAGAGAGAGAGAGAGGSGGDGYGSGYGNDGSGSSAAAASSALSGQGPGRGYGGGRGSGGTASSSSTAASVVLGRRRGARRGNRRVIGSGTVATAVASSVGGDSSGSGTGGAPGYGSSGSSSASAASAGGSGGNGYGGGNGYGNDGSGSGSSAAAASAASSGQGTGGSWGPGYGNDGSSSAAATAASVNGNNGYGPDSGSGAGSSSAAAASSSSSGPGNGYGYDGRQGFGPGSSSSSSSSVSTVNNVVSSLGSGGFDLSSVSSLKSGIYSGLSSDLSDCERENEAHRVLLAAVLQLYLQCQSNGQYSNADIYGLLL; translated from the exons ATGGGGTGGCTAACAAATATTGCAATTTGTCTGTTCTTGATGAGTGGGCAGACCCTTGTATCGGGCTCCCATAACCCGATGTTTTCTGCGAGCAGCCAGGTAGAAGCTTTTGCTTCTTCCTTCAACAGCGCTATGTCTGGATGTCCGGGAATAAGTGCATCGACATTGATGGATGTGGTAGAAATTTCTAGCACCTTTACCGAAACATTCCTCGGGAAGTTCGAGACTTTAAATGCAATGACACAGGAAGGCTATCTAATTGGTTTCGTTACAGAAATAGCGGCAGTACTGTTACAAGAACAGAGTGGAAACGAAGCAGCACTTAATTATGTGATAGATATTTTAGGAGACTGTCTTCTTCAAGCTACAGGAAATAGGGATGACCTTCTTATGATAGAAGCCAGAGATTTAGTGTCTGTGCTCGCTCgagattcaaaaagaaacaagGACGTATCGACGCAATCAGAGTCAAATAAAGCCGGAATTCATGCTGAAAGTGATTCAAGCAGTTCAGCAAGTTCTTCAAATTCTGGACCTGGAAACTGGAACAATGGAAACTATGGTACAGTATGGCAACCAAACGCTCCTGGATCATCAAACACAGTTAGCTCATCCGCTGCTTCTTCGAGCACTTCCGGAAGTCCCGGTGGGTACAGCGTCATTTTCAACTCGCCAGGGGAAACATCCTCTTCTACAACTCGTACATCTTCATCGTCATCAAGCTCTGACGGTGGAAACGGATTAGGATATAACGGAGGATACGGTCAAGGTTATCCTTCAAGTTATGTTCCCAGCGGATCAAGTGCCTCAAGTGCAGCTTCGTCCACTTCCAACACTCAAAGCGGTCCAGAAGTTTTAGATATTATTTTCGTTAATACTCCAGGCCAATACGGAACTGAAAGCTCAAGCTCCTCTGCGGCAGCTGCTGCAGGAAGCACGGGACCCGGATACGGACAAGGATGGGAACAAGGAGGAACAGGATATGGTAACGGATATGGTCAAGGAAATGGAGCTGGATCAGCAGCCGCTGCTGCAGCATCTGCAGGTGGCCCAGGTTCAGGACAAGGATGGGGAGGAGCACCTGGATACGGAGGAGGAGATTCGTCTTCCGCTGCTGCGGCTGCAGCAAAAGGCAATGGAGGAAATGGTTACGGAAATGATGGAACAGGATCTGGATCATCAGCTGCTTCAGTCTCTGGAGCAGGAGCAGGAGCAGGAGCAGGAGGATATGGAGGAGGCGGTTACGGAAGTGGCTACGGAAATGGATCAGGACCAGGATCGTCAGCTTCCGCAGCCTCATCAGCTTCAAGTAGACCAGGTTCAGGAGGACAAAGAGGAGGGCCAGGATATGGAAACGGCGCATCGTCTTCCGCAGCAGGTGCTGGAGCAGGAGGCTATGGAGGGGGCGGTTACGGAAGTGGATACGGAAATAGTGGGTCAGGACCAGTATCGTCAGCTTCCGCAGCCTCATCAACTTCAATTGGACCAGGTTCAGGAGGACAAAGAAGAGGAGGGCCAGGATATGGAAACAGCGCGTCGTCTTCCGCAGCAGGTGCTGGAGCAGGAGCAGGTGCAGGAGCAGGTGCTGGAGCAGGAGCAGGCGCTGGAGCAGGAGCTGGAGCTGGAGCTGGAGCAGGTGGATATGGAGGAGGCGGTTACGGAAGTGGATACGGAAATAGTGGGTCAGGACCAGTATCGTCAGCTTCCGCAGCCTCATCAACTTCAATTGGACCAGGTTCAGGAGGACAAAGAAGAGGAGGGCCAGGATATGGAAACAGCGCGTCGTCTTCCGCAGCAGGTGCTGGAGCAGGTGCAGGAGCAGGTGCTGGAGCAGGAGCAGGCGCTGGAGCAGGAGCTGGAGCAGGTGGATATGGAGGAGGCGGTTACGGAAGTGGATACGGAAATAGTGGGTCAGGACCAGTATCGTCAGCTTCCGCAGCCTCATCAGTTTCAAGTGGACCAGGTTCAGGAGGACAAAGAAGTAGAAGGCCAGGATATCGAAACGGTGCATCGTCTTCCGCAGCAGGTGCTGGAGCAGGAGCAGGTGCTGGAGCAGGAGCTGGAGCTGGAGCAGGTGGATATGGAGGAGGCGGTTACGGAAGTGGCTACGGAAATGGGTCAGGACCAGGATCGTCAGCTTCCGCAGCCTCATCAGCTTCAATTGGACCAGGTTCAGGAGGACAAAAAAGAGGAGGGCCAGGATATGGAAACGGCGCATCGTCTTCCGCAGCAGGTGCTGGAGCAGGAGGCTATGGAGGGGGCGGTTACGGAAGTGGATACGGAAATAGTGGGTCAGGACCAGTATCGTCATCTTCCGCAGCCTCATCAGTTTCAAGTGGACCAGGTTCAGGAGGACAAAAAAGAGGAGGGCCAGGATATGGAAACGGCGCATCGTCTTCCGCAGCAGGTGCTGGAGCAGGAGGCTATGGAGGGGGCGGTTACGGAAGTGGATACGGAAATAGTGGGTCAGGACCAGTATCGTCAGCTTCCGCAGCCTCATCAACTTCAATTGGACCAGGTTCAGGAGGACAAAGAAGAGGAGGGCCAGGATATGGAAACAGCGCGTCGTCTTCCGCAGCAGGTGCTGGAGCAGGAGCAGGTGCAGGAGCAGGTGCTGGAGCAGGAGCAGGCGCTGGAGCAGGAGCTGGAGCTGGAGCAGGTGGATATGGAGGAGGCGGTTACGGAAGTGGATACGGAAATAGTGGGTCAGGACCAGTATCGTCAGCTTCCGCAGCCTCATCAACTTCAATTGGACCAGGTTCAGGAGGACAAAGAAGAGGAGGGCCAGGATATGGAAACAGCGCGTCGTCTTCCGCAGCAGGTGCTGGAGCAGGTGCAGGAGCAGGTGCTGGAGCAGGAGCAGGCGCTGGAGCAGGAGCTGGAGCAGGTGGATATGGAGGAGGCGGTTACGGAAGTGGATACGGAAATAGTGGGTCAGGACCAGTATCGTCAGCTTCCGCAGCCTCATCAGTTTCAAGTGGACCAGGTTCAGGAGGTCAAAGAAGTAGAAGGCCAGGATATCGAAACGGTGCATCGTCTTCCGCAGCAGGTGCTGGAGCAGGAGCAGGTGCTGGAGCAGCACCAGGTGCTGGAGCAGGAGCTGGAGCTGGAGCAGGTGGATATGGAGGAGGCGGTTACGGAAGTGGCTACGGAAATGGGTCAGGACCAGGATCGTCAGCTTCCGCAGCCTCATCAGCTTCAATTGGACCAGGTTCAGGAGGACAAAAAAGAGGAGGGCCAGGATATGGAAACGGCGCATCGTCTTCCGCAGCAGGTGCTGGAGCAGGAGGCTATGGAGGGGGCGGTTACGGAAGTGGATACGGAAATAGTGGGTCAGGACCAGTATCGTCATCTTCCGCAGCCTCATCAGTTTCAAGTGGACCAGGTTCAGGAGGACAAAAAAGAGGAGGGCCAGGATATGGAAACGGCGCATCGTCTTCCGCAGCAGGTGCTGGAGCAGGAGGCTATGGAGGGGGCGGTTACGGAAGTGGATACGGAAATAGTGGGTCAGGACCAGTATCGTCAGCTTCCGCAGCCTCATCAACTTCAATTGGACCAGGTTCAGGAGGACAAAGAAGAGGAGGGCCAGGATATGGAAACAGCGCGTCGTCTTCCGCAGCAGGTGCTGGAGCAGGAGCAGGTGCAGGAGCAGGTGCTGGAGCAGGAGCAGGCGCTGGAGCAGGAGCTGGAGCAGGTGGATATGGAGGAGGCGGTTACGGAAGTGGCTACGGAAATGGGTCAGGACCAGGATCGTCAGCTTCCGCAGCCTCATCAGCTTCAAGTGGACCAGGTTCAGGAGGACAAAGAGGAGGGCCAGGATATGGAAACGGCGCATCGTCTTCCGCAGCAGGTGCTGGAGCAGGAGGCTATGGAGGGGGCGGTTACGGAAGTGGATACGGAAATAGTGGGTCAGGACCAGTATCGTCAGCTTCCGCAGCCTCATCAACTTCAATTGGACCAGGTTCAGGAGGACAAAGAAGAGGAGGGCCAGGATATGGAAACAGCGCGTCGTCTTCCGCAGCAGGTGCTGGAGCAGGAGCAGGTGCAGGAGCAGGTGCTGGAGCAGGAGCAGGCGCTGGAGCAGGAGCTGGAGCTGGAGCAGGTGGATATGGAGGAGGCGGTTACGGAAGTGGATACGGAAATAGTGGGTCAGGACCAGTATCGTCAGATTCCGCAGCCTCATCAACTTCAATTGGACCAGGTTCAGGAGGACAAAGAAGAGGAGGGCCAGGATATGGAAACAGCGCGTCGTCTTCCGCAGCAGGTGCTGGAGCAGGTGCAGGAGCAGGTGCTGGAGCAGGAGCAGGCGCTGGAGCAGGAGCTGGAGCAGGTGGATATGGAGGAGGCGGTTACGGAAGTGGATACGGAAATAGTGGGTCAGGACCAGTATCGTCAGCTTCCGCAGCCTCATCAGTTTCAAGTGGACCAGGTTCAGGAGGACAAAGAAGTAGAAGGCCAGGATATCGAAACGGTGCATCGTCTTCCGCAGCAGGTGCTGGAGCAGGAGCAGGTGCTGGAGCAGCACCAGGTGCTGGAGCAGGAGCTGGAGCTGGAGCAGGTGGATATGGAGGAGGCGGTTACGGAAGTGGCTACGGAAATGGGTCAGGACCAGGATCGTCAGCTTCCGCAGCCTCATCAGCTTCAATTGGACCAGGTTCAGGAGGACAAAAAAGAGGAGGGCCAGGATATGGAAACGGCGCATCGTCTTCCGCAGCAGGTGCTGGAGCAGGAGGCTATGGAGGGGGCGGTTACGGAAGTGGATACGGAAATAGTGGGTCAGGACCAGTATCGTCATCTTCCGCAGCCTCATCAGTTTCAAGTGGACCAGGTTCAGGAGGACAAAAAAGAGGAGGGCCAGGATATGGAAACGGCGCATCGTCTTCCGCAGCAGGTGCTGGAGCAGGAGGCTATGGAGGGGGCGGTTACGGAAGTGGATACGGAAATAGTGGGTCAGGACCAGTATCGTCAGCTTCCGCAGCCTCATCAACTTCAATTGGACCAGGTTCAGGAGGACAAAGAAGAGGAGGGCCAGGATATGGAAACAGCGCGTCGTCTTCCGCAGCAGGTGCTGGAGCAGGAGCAGGTGCAGGAGCAGGTGCTGGAGCAGGAGCAGGCGCTGGAGCAGGAGCTGGAGCAGGTGGATATGGAGGAGGCGGTTACGGAAGTGGCTACGGAAATGGGTCAGGACCAGGATCGTCAGCTTCCGCAGCCTCATCAGCTTCAAGTGGACCAGGTTCAGGAGGACAAAGAGGAGGGCCAGGATATGGAAACGGCGCATCGTCTTCCGCAGCAGGTGCTGGAGCAGGAGCAGGTGCTGGAGCAGG TGCTGGAGCAGGTGCTGGAGCAGGAGCTGGAGCTGGAGCAGGTGGATCTGGAGGTGACGGTTACGGAAGTGGTTACGGAAATGATGGATCTGGATCGTCAGCTGCCGCAGCCTCATCAGCTTTAAGTGGACAAGGTCCAGGAAGAGGATATGGGGGAGGACGTGGCTCAGGTGGTACTGCATCTTCATCGTCTACAGCTGCTTCAGTGGTCTTAGGTAGACGCAGAGGGGCAAGAAGAGGAAATCGTAGAGTGATAGGATCTGGAACAGTAGCCACCGCAGTTGCTTCGTCTGTCGGTGGAGACAGTTCAGGATCAGGAACGGGAGGTGCACCTGGATACGGAAGTTCTGGTTCTTCTTCCGCTTCAGCGGCTTCAGCTGGTGGCTCAGGAGGAAATGGTTATGGCGGAGGAAATGGTTATGGAAATGATGGATCAGGATCTGGGTCATCAGCTGCCGCAGCCTCAGCGGCTTCAAGCGGACAAGGTACAGGAGGAAGTTGGGGACCAGGATATGGAAATGATGGCTCGTCTTCTGCTGCTGCGACGGCAGCAAGTGTTAATGGAAACAATGGATATGGACCAGATAGCGGTTCCGGAGCTGGATCTTCGTCTGCTGCAGCTGCAAGTAGTTCTAGTTCTGGTCCTGGTAATGGATATGGCTATGACGGTAGACAAGGATTCGGACCAGGATCGTCCTCCTCTTCTTCGTCATCCGTTTCCACAGTTAATAATGTTGTCTCATCGTTAGGAAGTGGAGGTTTCGACTTGAGCTCTGTTTCGTCTCTTAAGAGTGGAATTTACTCCGGTTTGTCATCTGACCTGTCTGATTGTGAAAGAGAAAATGAAGCCCACAGGGTATTGTTGGCCGCTGTTCTTCAACTCTATTTACAATGCCAATCAAATGGACAATATAGTAACGCGGATATTTACGGGCTTTTGCTTTAG